The following are encoded together in the Rhodanobacter soli genome:
- a CDS encoding methylated-DNA--[protein]-cysteine S-methyltransferase, with amino-acid sequence MTNLPDTIYYDEMDSPVGTLRLVADSCGLREIRFERERHPKQAYPHWVRAAAPLKFARVQLEEYFAGERQHFELPLHPLGTPFQLEVWHELGRIPYGVTISYGELARRIDKPLAVRAVGAANGRNPLPIVVPCHRVIGANGSLTGFGGGLPTKRYLLSLEERIARGDLFG; translated from the coding sequence ATGACGAACCTGCCCGACACCATTTACTACGACGAGATGGACAGCCCGGTCGGCACGCTGCGCTTGGTCGCGGACAGTTGCGGCCTGCGCGAGATCCGCTTCGAGCGCGAACGCCATCCGAAGCAGGCGTATCCGCACTGGGTCCGCGCCGCCGCGCCGCTGAAGTTCGCGCGCGTGCAGCTGGAGGAATACTTCGCCGGCGAGCGCCAGCACTTCGAACTGCCGCTGCATCCCCTCGGCACGCCGTTCCAACTTGAGGTATGGCACGAGCTGGGGCGGATTCCGTATGGCGTCACGATCAGCTACGGCGAACTGGCCCGGCGCATCGACAAGCCGCTGGCGGTGCGCGCGGTCGGCGCCGCGAACGGGCGCAACCCGCTGCCGATCGTGGTGCCGTGCCATCGGGTGATCGGCGCAAACGGCAGCCTCACCGGCTTCGGCGGCGGCCTGCCGACGAAGCGCTACCTGCTGAGCCTGGAAGAGCGCATCGCACGCGGCGACTTGTTCGGCTGA
- a CDS encoding formimidoylglutamate deiminase, producing MSIHAAVRPFRAGQLWRADGWHADAAIAVGADGRLREPADRDGELIGNWVLPGMPNLHSHAFQRAMAGLAERKGRADDSFWSWRETMYAFAATVGPDELQAIAAQLYVEMLKAGYTHVCEFHYLHHQPDGVPYAQPEAMSLALVEAAREAGIGLTLLPVLYISGGFDGRALSARQRRFGHAVDAYLRLLETLRRQESDDVCVGIALHSLRAVPESALREVLGHPLAGTDPIHIHIAEQIGEVQDCLATRGARPVEWLFDHADVDARWCLVHATHLTAAETAQLARSGAVAGLCPTTEANLGDGLFPLADYLDAGGTLGIGSDSHISISPVEELRWLEYGQRLSTRHRNIAARHEGDSVGETLWRAALRGGAQASGQPVGELRDGVRADLVVLDDDSPLLAARDARSVLDSFLFAGNTPLVRDVMVGGRWQVRGFRHRDEERIAARYRGVVARLAGS from the coding sequence ATGAGCATCCACGCCGCCGTTCGGCCATTTCGGGCAGGCCAGCTATGGCGCGCCGATGGCTGGCACGCCGACGCAGCGATTGCCGTGGGCGCCGACGGCCGCTTGCGCGAGCCGGCCGATCGTGACGGCGAGCTGATCGGCAACTGGGTGCTGCCGGGCATGCCGAACCTGCACTCGCATGCGTTCCAGCGCGCGATGGCGGGTCTCGCCGAGCGCAAAGGCAGGGCCGACGACAGCTTCTGGAGCTGGCGCGAGACGATGTATGCGTTCGCCGCCACGGTCGGCCCGGACGAGCTGCAGGCGATCGCCGCCCAGCTCTACGTCGAGATGCTCAAGGCCGGCTATACCCACGTCTGCGAATTCCACTACCTGCACCATCAGCCGGACGGCGTGCCGTACGCGCAGCCGGAAGCGATGTCGCTGGCGCTCGTCGAGGCCGCGCGCGAGGCTGGCATCGGCCTGACCCTGCTGCCGGTGCTGTACATCAGCGGCGGTTTCGATGGCCGTGCGCTCAGCGCGCGGCAGCGTCGCTTCGGCCATGCCGTCGACGCCTACCTGCGTTTGCTGGAGACGCTGCGCCGGCAGGAGAGCGACGACGTGTGCGTCGGCATCGCCCTGCATTCGCTGCGCGCGGTGCCGGAGTCGGCGCTGCGCGAGGTGCTGGGCCATCCGCTGGCGGGCACCGACCCGATCCACATCCACATCGCCGAGCAGATCGGCGAAGTGCAGGACTGCCTGGCCACGCGCGGCGCGCGGCCGGTGGAGTGGCTGTTCGACCATGCCGACGTCGACGCCCGCTGGTGCCTCGTCCATGCCACCCACCTCACCGCGGCGGAAACGGCGCAGCTCGCGCGCAGCGGCGCGGTGGCCGGGTTGTGTCCCACCACCGAGGCGAACCTGGGCGACGGCCTGTTCCCGCTGGCCGATTACCTGGACGCCGGCGGCACGCTCGGCATCGGCTCGGACTCGCACATCTCGATCTCGCCGGTGGAGGAACTGCGCTGGCTGGAATACGGCCAGCGCCTTTCGACCCGTCACCGCAACATCGCGGCACGGCATGAAGGCGACAGCGTGGGCGAGACGCTGTGGCGCGCCGCCTTGCGCGGCGGTGCCCAGGCTTCGGGGCAGCCGGTCGGCGAGCTGCGCGATGGCGTGCGGGCCGACCTGGTCGTGCTGGACGACGACTCGCCGCTGCTCGCCGCACGCGATGCGCGCTCGGTGCTGGACAGCTTCCTGTTCGCCGGCAACACGCCGCTGGTGCGCGACGTAATGGTCGGCGGTCGCTGGCAGGTGCGCGGCTTCCGTCATCGCGACGAGGAACGCATCGCGGCGCGCTATCGCGGCGTGGTGGCACGCTTGGCTGGTAGCTGA
- a CDS encoding multidrug resistance efflux transporter family protein — translation MRSNALAAVGLALCSALFFTLTYVLNRSLVAGGGHWAWAVILRYLLTLPMLAVVLPLQGGLGELPRELRRHARPWLLWSSVGFVLFGVPLTWAASSGPSWLIAGSFQTTVLAGPLLAPLIYCDERRRLAWRTLALGALIVAGVFALQWGHAQGQLHAGDWLAIGAVVLSAFAYPLGNRKLLLHLERAQAQPDGSQLNAVQRVFGMTLCSWPLWLLFAVVAWFTVGPPTWREALLAGGVALSSGTIATVMFFRATDMVRSEPTALAAVEAMQAAELLFATLLGVLFLGEAWPHGYALFGALAIVVGIALFGWFSGRGAAGHDEEVRALRGDRSA, via the coding sequence ATGCGCTCGAACGCTCTTGCCGCGGTGGGACTGGCGTTGTGCTCGGCGCTGTTCTTCACGCTCACCTACGTGCTCAACCGCAGCCTCGTCGCCGGCGGCGGGCATTGGGCGTGGGCGGTGATCCTGCGTTACCTGCTGACCCTGCCGATGCTTGCCGTGGTGCTGCCCCTGCAGGGCGGGCTGGGCGAGTTGCCGCGTGAACTGCGCCGGCATGCCCGGCCGTGGTTGCTGTGGAGCAGCGTGGGTTTCGTGCTGTTCGGCGTGCCGCTGACCTGGGCGGCCAGCAGCGGGCCGTCGTGGCTGATCGCGGGCAGTTTCCAGACCACGGTGCTGGCCGGGCCGCTGCTGGCGCCGCTGATTTATTGCGACGAGCGGCGCCGGCTGGCCTGGCGCACGCTGGCGCTCGGGGCGCTGATCGTGGCCGGCGTGTTTGCACTGCAATGGGGCCATGCGCAGGGCCAACTGCATGCCGGCGACTGGCTGGCGATCGGCGCGGTGGTGCTGTCCGCGTTCGCCTATCCGTTGGGCAACCGCAAGCTGCTGCTGCACCTGGAGCGCGCCCAGGCGCAGCCGGACGGCAGCCAGCTCAACGCGGTGCAGCGGGTATTCGGCATGACGCTGTGCAGCTGGCCGCTGTGGCTGCTGTTCGCCGTGGTCGCGTGGTTCACGGTCGGTCCGCCGACGTGGCGCGAGGCGCTGCTGGCCGGCGGCGTGGCGCTGTCCTCGGGCACCATCGCCACGGTGATGTTCTTCCGCGCCACCGACATGGTGCGCAGCGAGCCGACCGCGCTGGCCGCGGTGGAGGCGATGCAGGCGGCGGAGCTGCTGTTCGCCACGCTGCTCGGCGTGCTGTTTCTCGGCGAGGCGTGGCCGCATGGCTACGCCCTGTTCGGCGCGCTGGCGATCGTCGTCGGCATCGCGTTGTTCGGCTGGTTCAGCGGACGCGGTGCGGCCGGGCATGACGAGGAAGTGCGCGCGCTGCGCGGCGACCGCAGCGCCTGA
- a CDS encoding chloride channel protein: MSASPEPASKSTNPRLQALLGHEFFAPHHWKRRLVLWSGAVLVALAAILFAKASTWSYHLFLGILKHGSWIPLVLTPLVFGLLAWATEGRLRAARGSGIPQVIATLHIENADFRARMLALPIAVGKMVLTLIALAAGASVGREGPTVHVSAGLFYSLGRRFGFSDAKAASRFILAGGAAGIAAAFNTPLAGVVFAIEELAGTFEHRFSGLLLTAVIIGGVVSLGIMGNYSYFGEVEASLPLGHAWLAVLLTGVICGLLGGLFARLILLSRRGPLAQIGRLRARWPVWFAAGCGLALALLGTCTHNSIYGTGYDQARAIVQGAASMPDQSFGIAKLLANVVSYWAGIPGGIFSPALAVGAGLGQNIAHFLPGAPAGAVVLLGMSAYLAGVTGSPLTSAVIAMELTDNQDMVIPIMAACLLARAAASLFCPTPVYRDFAERMVRDFEQQAARADQASAEPLPAASETTAYTEPAAPADPPRPSQP, encoded by the coding sequence ATGTCCGCGTCCCCCGAACCCGCGTCGAAGTCGACGAACCCGCGCCTGCAGGCGCTGCTCGGTCATGAATTCTTCGCGCCGCATCACTGGAAGCGCCGGCTGGTGCTGTGGTCCGGCGCGGTACTGGTGGCACTGGCGGCGATCCTGTTCGCGAAGGCCAGCACCTGGTCCTACCATTTGTTTCTCGGCATCCTGAAGCACGGCAGCTGGATTCCGCTGGTCCTCACTCCGCTGGTGTTCGGCCTGCTCGCCTGGGCCACCGAAGGTCGCCTGCGCGCCGCCCGCGGCAGCGGCATCCCGCAGGTGATCGCCACCTTGCATATCGAGAATGCGGACTTCCGCGCGCGCATGTTGGCGTTGCCGATCGCCGTCGGCAAGATGGTGCTGACCCTGATCGCCCTCGCCGCGGGTGCCTCGGTCGGGCGCGAGGGACCGACCGTGCACGTCAGCGCGGGCCTGTTCTACTCGCTCGGCCGCCGCTTCGGCTTCAGCGACGCCAAGGCCGCCTCGCGCTTCATCCTGGCCGGCGGCGCGGCCGGCATCGCGGCGGCGTTCAACACGCCGCTGGCCGGCGTGGTGTTCGCGATCGAGGAACTCGCCGGCACGTTCGAGCACCGCTTCAGCGGCCTGCTGCTGACCGCGGTGATCATCGGCGGCGTGGTCTCGCTCGGCATCATGGGCAACTACTCGTACTTCGGCGAAGTCGAGGCCAGCCTGCCGCTCGGCCACGCCTGGCTCGCCGTGCTGCTGACCGGCGTCATCTGCGGCCTGCTCGGCGGCCTGTTCGCGCGGCTGATCCTGCTCAGCCGACGCGGCCCGCTGGCGCAGATCGGCCGCCTGCGCGCGCGCTGGCCGGTGTGGTTCGCCGCGGGCTGCGGCCTGGCGCTGGCCCTGCTCGGCACATGCACGCACAACAGCATCTACGGTACGGGCTACGACCAGGCCCGCGCGATCGTGCAGGGCGCCGCCAGCATGCCGGACCAGAGCTTCGGCATCGCCAAGCTGCTGGCCAACGTGGTCTCGTACTGGGCCGGCATTCCGGGTGGCATCTTCTCGCCGGCGCTGGCGGTCGGCGCCGGCCTGGGCCAGAACATCGCGCATTTCCTGCCGGGCGCGCCTGCCGGTGCGGTGGTGCTGCTGGGCATGAGCGCGTACCTGGCCGGCGTCACCGGCTCGCCGCTGACCTCGGCGGTGATCGCGATGGAACTGACCGATAACCAGGACATGGTGATCCCGATCATGGCCGCCTGCCTGCTCGCCCGCGCGGCGGCGTCGCTGTTCTGTCCCACCCCGGTGTATCGCGATTTCGCCGAGCGCATGGTGCGCGACTTCGAGCAGCAGGCTGCGCGTGCCGACCAGGCGTCCGCGGAACCGCTGCCCGCCGCCAGCGAAACCACGGCCTACACGGAGCCCGCTGCGCCTGCGGACCCGCCGCGCCCCAGCCAGCCATGA
- the hutI gene encoding imidazolonepropionase yields the protein MTEPRWDHLLLNAALATFAGDEPYGLIGHGAIALHHGRIAWVGRQDELPDAPTTLATTVESLDGALVTPGLVDCHTHLVFGGDRAHEFELRLNGASYEEIARAGGGIASSVNATRAASEEQLFAQSLPRAQALLADGVTTLEIKSGYGLDLDSERRMLRVARRLGRELGIGVRTSFLGLHALPPEYRDRRDDYVALVCDDMLPALAAEKLVDAVDAFCEGIGFSREETRRVFERAKQLGLPVKLHAEQLSDLGGAALVAEYGGLSADHLEHLGESGIAAMAAAGTVAVLLPGAFYALRETQLPPVAALREHHVPIAIATDCNPGTSPLLSVRLAAGMACTLFRLTPEEALRGVTVNAARALGLDDRGTLAIGQRADLVVWNARQPAELCYWIGGGLARRVYVAGELVSRRKPSRRSPSTS from the coding sequence ATGACCGAACCCCGCTGGGACCACCTGCTGCTGAACGCCGCCCTCGCCACGTTTGCCGGCGACGAGCCCTATGGCCTGATCGGGCACGGCGCGATCGCGCTGCACCACGGCCGCATCGCCTGGGTCGGCCGGCAGGATGAGCTGCCGGATGCTCCGACCACCCTCGCCACCACGGTGGAGTCGCTGGACGGCGCCCTGGTCACGCCAGGGCTGGTCGACTGCCACACCCATCTGGTGTTCGGCGGCGACCGCGCCCACGAATTCGAGCTGCGCCTCAACGGCGCCAGCTACGAGGAGATCGCCCGCGCCGGCGGCGGCATCGCCTCCAGCGTCAATGCCACCCGCGCCGCCAGCGAGGAGCAGTTGTTCGCGCAGTCGCTGCCGCGCGCCCAGGCATTGCTGGCCGACGGCGTGACCACGCTGGAAATCAAGTCCGGCTACGGGCTGGATCTCGACAGCGAACGCCGCATGCTGCGGGTGGCGCGACGGCTCGGCCGCGAGTTGGGCATCGGCGTGCGCACCAGCTTTCTCGGCCTGCATGCGCTGCCGCCGGAATACCGGGATCGGCGCGACGATTACGTGGCGCTGGTCTGCGACGACATGCTGCCCGCGCTTGCCGCCGAAAAACTCGTCGATGCGGTCGATGCGTTCTGTGAAGGCATCGGCTTCAGCCGCGAGGAAACCCGCCGCGTGTTCGAGCGCGCGAAGCAGCTCGGCCTGCCGGTGAAGCTGCACGCGGAGCAATTGTCCGATCTCGGCGGCGCCGCGCTGGTCGCCGAGTACGGCGGCCTTTCCGCCGACCATCTGGAACACCTCGGCGAATCCGGCATCGCGGCGATGGCTGCCGCCGGCACCGTCGCGGTGCTGCTGCCCGGTGCGTTCTACGCGCTGCGCGAGACGCAGCTGCCGCCGGTCGCGGCGCTGCGCGAACACCACGTGCCGATCGCCATCGCCACCGACTGCAACCCCGGCACCTCGCCACTGCTGTCGGTGCGGCTGGCCGCCGGCATGGCCTGCACCTTGTTCCGGCTGACCCCGGAGGAGGCGCTGCGCGGAGTTACCGTGAACGCCGCGCGCGCGCTTGGCCTCGACGACCGCGGCACGCTGGCGATCGGCCAGCGCGCCGATCTGGTGGTATGGAACGCGCGCCAGCCGGCCGAGCTGTGCTACTGGATCGGTGGAGGCCTGGCCCGCAGGGTCTACGTGGCGGGCGAACTGGTTTCGCGGCGCAAACCGTCCAGGCGTTCGCCCAGCACCTCGTAG
- a CDS encoding MFS transporter, which produces MTDSEDGPIHHGTPAFRRTNLALFAAGFATFGLLYCVQPLMPEFSRHYGVSEAGAALSLSLTTGVLAFAMLFAGALSDAWGRKSVMVASLLASALLVLVTAVMPDWTALLLVRTLLGLTLSGLPAVAMTYLGEEMDAESIGLGMGLYISGSAVGGMGGRLISGVLADFFGWRIGVAVVGVIGVLAALIFWRALPPSRYFVAQPLRWRTLSGRFTGMFRDRGLPWLFVEGFLLLGAFVTVYNYLGYRLLAPPYDLSQAAVGLIFGIYLVGTFSSAWMGHLAGRLGRRKVLWTAFALMLAGVALTVLQPLPLIILGIVAVTFGFFGGHSIVSSWVGRRAGAAKAQAASVYLFCYYMGSSIAGASGGLFYASHGWNGVALFVGALVLAGLLIALRLFRLPPLVNVATPPAPMSRGAMP; this is translated from the coding sequence ATGACCGATTCCGAAGACGGGCCCATCCACCACGGCACGCCCGCGTTCCGCCGCACCAACCTGGCGTTGTTCGCAGCCGGCTTTGCCACCTTCGGCTTGCTGTACTGCGTGCAGCCGTTGATGCCGGAGTTCAGCCGCCACTATGGGGTCAGCGAAGCGGGTGCGGCGCTGTCGCTGTCGCTGACCACCGGCGTGCTGGCGTTCGCGATGTTGTTTGCCGGTGCGCTGTCGGATGCGTGGGGGCGCAAGTCGGTGATGGTGGCGTCGCTGCTGGCGTCGGCGCTGCTGGTGCTGGTGACCGCCGTGATGCCGGACTGGACCGCGCTGCTGCTGGTGCGCACGCTGCTGGGGCTGACTTTGAGCGGGCTGCCGGCGGTGGCGATGACGTATCTCGGCGAGGAGATGGATGCCGAGTCGATCGGCCTGGGCATGGGCCTCTATATCAGCGGCAGTGCGGTCGGCGGCATGGGCGGGCGGTTGATCAGCGGCGTGCTGGCGGACTTCTTCGGCTGGCGAATCGGCGTGGCGGTGGTCGGCGTGATAGGCGTGCTGGCTGCGCTGATCTTCTGGCGCGCGCTGCCGCCGTCACGGTATTTCGTGGCGCAGCCGCTGCGCTGGCGCACGCTGTCCGGGCGCTTCACCGGCATGTTCCGTGACCGCGGCCTGCCGTGGCTGTTCGTCGAAGGCTTCCTGTTGCTCGGCGCGTTCGTCACCGTCTACAACTACCTCGGCTACCGATTGCTGGCGCCGCCGTACGACCTGAGCCAGGCGGCGGTCGGACTGATCTTCGGCATCTACCTGGTCGGTACGTTCAGCTCGGCGTGGATGGGTCACCTGGCCGGCAGGCTCGGGCGGCGCAAGGTGCTGTGGACGGCGTTCGCACTGATGCTGGCCGGCGTGGCGCTCACCGTGCTGCAGCCGCTGCCGCTGATCATCCTTGGCATCGTGGCGGTGACGTTCGGCTTCTTCGGCGGCCACTCCATCGTCAGCAGTTGGGTCGGGCGGCGGGCCGGCGCGGCGAAGGCGCAGGCCGCCTCGGTGTACCTGTTCTGCTACTACATGGGTTCGAGCATCGCCGGCGCCAGCGGCGGGCTGTTCTACGCGTCGCACGGCTGGAATGGCGTGGCGCTGTTCGTCGGCGCGCTGGTGCTGGCCGGCCTGCTGATCGCGCTGCGGCTGTTCCGCCTGCCGCCGCTGGTCAACGTGGCGACGCCGCCGGCGCCGATGAGCCGGGGCGCGATGCCGTAG
- a CDS encoding GNAT family N-acetyltransferase, whose protein sequence is MPSIRYAKPSDAKRLAALAEETFRDTFGSVNAAEDMDLHCRTSYAEAVQLAEISNAGMVTLVCEEGGNLTAFAQLRWSEAPGCVSAKSPGEILRLYVAKSWHGRGVAHDLMATCIKEMENRESDVVWLGVWERNPRAMAFYRKFGFGEVGEHVFPLGTDPQRDVIMARPVFNRPPGA, encoded by the coding sequence ATGCCATCCATTCGATACGCAAAACCTTCTGACGCGAAAAGGCTGGCGGCGTTGGCCGAGGAAACTTTCCGCGACACCTTCGGCAGCGTGAATGCCGCCGAGGACATGGATCTTCATTGCCGCACCAGTTACGCCGAAGCCGTCCAGCTGGCGGAGATCTCGAACGCCGGCATGGTCACCCTGGTCTGCGAGGAGGGCGGGAATTTGACCGCATTTGCGCAACTTCGCTGGTCCGAGGCGCCAGGTTGCGTCTCCGCGAAAAGCCCGGGGGAAATTCTAAGGCTTTATGTTGCGAAGTCCTGGCACGGAAGAGGTGTTGCCCACGACTTGATGGCAACCTGCATCAAGGAAATGGAAAATCGGGAATCCGATGTGGTCTGGCTTGGCGTATGGGAACGAAATCCGAGAGCCATGGCCTTCTATAGGAAATTCGGGTTTGGCGAGGTTGGCGAGCATGTCTTTCCTTTGGGCACCGATCCTCAGCGTGACGTCATCATGGCTCGCCCCGTTTTCAACCGGCCTCCAGGCGCCTGA
- a CDS encoding bifunctional GNAT family N-acetyltransferase/carbon-nitrogen hydrolase family protein, whose product MAKKTLENTPKLLLRQAVLGDVPQLADLTARIYSDEWGHSVEMLRSQQTHFPEGQFVVEYEGVIVGYCATFRIDEATALAPHTWMQITGGGMGSRHKPDGNWLYGMEVVVHPDYRGMRIGQRLYQARKRLCMDLKLRGIVFGGRMPGLAKNLARYGSPEAYVQAVVEGKRRDPTLSFQLSNDFEVIGVLRGYVPSDHESLGYAVHLVWRNPQLLDQPDIPPITSARLLPDSVRVASVQYQQRRITSFEEFATQVEYFTDIAADYSADFVTFPELITLQLLSIENTELSPVESIRKLSHYTPQVKELFSRLAVHYNINIIAGTHPTEQANGDIHNVCYVCLRDGSIHEREKLHPTPSERNVWNISGGDSAATVLTDCGPIGVMICYDAEFPEVARHLVDQGALILFVPFCTDVREGYLRVRYCAQARAIENQCYVVLSGNVGNLPGVNNFDIQYGQSCILTPSDFGFARDGVAADSTPNIETVLFADLRLESLARARNAGAVQNLKDRRFDLYETRWRPR is encoded by the coding sequence ATGGCCAAGAAGACCCTCGAAAACACCCCGAAGCTGTTGCTGCGACAGGCGGTACTGGGCGACGTACCCCAGCTTGCCGACCTCACCGCCCGGATCTACTCGGACGAATGGGGCCACTCGGTGGAGATGCTGCGTTCGCAGCAGACGCACTTCCCCGAAGGCCAGTTCGTGGTCGAGTACGAAGGCGTGATCGTGGGCTACTGCGCCACGTTCCGCATCGACGAGGCCACCGCGCTGGCGCCGCATACCTGGATGCAGATCACCGGCGGCGGCATGGGCTCGCGGCACAAGCCGGACGGCAACTGGCTGTATGGCATGGAAGTGGTGGTGCACCCGGATTACCGTGGCATGCGCATCGGCCAGCGGCTGTACCAGGCGCGCAAGCGGTTGTGCATGGACCTGAAGCTGCGCGGCATCGTGTTCGGCGGGCGCATGCCCGGCCTGGCGAAGAACCTCGCGCGCTACGGCAGCCCCGAGGCCTACGTGCAGGCGGTGGTGGAAGGCAAGCGACGCGACCCCACGCTGAGCTTCCAGCTGTCGAACGATTTCGAGGTGATCGGCGTCCTGCGCGGCTACGTGCCGTCCGACCACGAGTCGCTGGGCTACGCGGTGCACCTGGTCTGGCGCAACCCGCAACTGCTCGACCAGCCGGACATCCCGCCGATCACCTCGGCACGACTGCTGCCCGATTCGGTGCGGGTGGCTTCGGTGCAATACCAGCAGCGCCGGATCACCTCGTTCGAGGAGTTCGCCACCCAGGTCGAATACTTCACCGACATCGCCGCCGACTACAGCGCCGATTTCGTCACCTTCCCCGAACTGATCACGCTGCAGCTGCTGTCGATCGAGAACACCGAGCTGTCGCCGGTGGAGTCGATCCGCAAGCTCAGCCACTACACGCCGCAGGTGAAGGAACTCTTCAGCCGGCTGGCCGTGCACTACAACATCAACATCATCGCCGGCACGCACCCCACCGAGCAGGCCAACGGCGACATCCACAACGTCTGCTACGTGTGCCTGCGCGACGGCTCGATCCACGAACGCGAGAAGCTGCACCCGACGCCGAGCGAGCGCAACGTGTGGAACATCAGCGGCGGCGACAGCGCGGCCACCGTACTCACCGACTGCGGCCCGATCGGGGTGATGATCTGCTACGACGCGGAGTTTCCCGAAGTGGCGCGGCACCTGGTCGACCAGGGCGCGCTGATCCTGTTCGTGCCGTTCTGCACCGACGTGCGCGAGGGTTACCTGCGCGTGCGCTACTGCGCGCAGGCACGGGCGATCGAGAACCAGTGCTACGTGGTGCTCTCGGGCAACGTGGGCAACCTGCCCGGGGTCAACAACTTCGACATCCAGTACGGCCAGAGCTGCATCCTCACCCCGAGCGACTTCGGCTTCGCCCGCGACGGTGTCGCCGCCGATTCGACCCCGAACATCGAGACCGTGCTGTTCGCCGACCTGCGCCTGGAGAGCCTGGCCCGCGCGCGCAACGCCGGCGCGGTGCAGAACCTCAAGGATCGCCGCTTCGACCTGTACGAGACGCGCTGGCGGCCGCGCTGA
- a CDS encoding ectonucleotide pyrophosphatase/phosphodiesterase: MKILFRVLLCTLAAFSFGCATQRPATPAIAATTAAPAGKPVPLLLISIDGYRHDYMQRGLSPTLAMLAQGGVQAASMQPAFPSLTFPNHYTIVTGLTPDHHGVVNNTMFDPQLGKFSLSSRNAVGDGRWWAEGTPIWETADQHGLRTATMFWPGSEADIHGHRPDYWKPFDGSVTPEQRVDQVLAWLDLPAAERPTFLTLYFDEVDHAGHVHGPDSPQVDAALRETDTALAQLVEGLKQRGLFDRINLIVLSDHGMASVPEPNSVMIDKVIPLDRVHMVSMGILAGFNPKSDSAEARADFAKVERTLEQPHPHMQCWDKTRVPARLAYGRNPRVPQLLCLANVHWRITTSDYAAKRKGRLSVGEHGFDNAEPLMQAIFVAHGPAFRVGAKVPAFPNVDVYPLMTHLLGLPAAANDGDYDAVKDMLKPASR; the protein is encoded by the coding sequence ATGAAAATCCTGTTTCGCGTGCTGCTATGCACACTGGCAGCATTCAGCTTCGGCTGCGCCACGCAACGCCCGGCCACGCCCGCAATCGCCGCCACCACCGCGGCACCGGCCGGCAAACCCGTTCCCCTGCTGCTGATCTCGATCGACGGCTATCGCCACGACTACATGCAGCGTGGGCTCAGCCCGACCCTGGCGATGCTGGCGCAAGGCGGCGTGCAAGCCGCATCGATGCAGCCGGCGTTCCCGTCGCTGACGTTCCCGAACCACTACACGATCGTCACCGGCCTCACCCCGGACCATCACGGCGTGGTCAACAACACGATGTTCGACCCGCAGCTGGGCAAGTTCTCGCTGAGCAGCCGCAACGCCGTCGGCGACGGCCGCTGGTGGGCCGAGGGCACGCCGATCTGGGAGACCGCCGACCAGCATGGCCTGCGCACCGCCACGATGTTCTGGCCCGGCTCGGAGGCGGACATCCACGGCCACCGGCCGGATTACTGGAAACCGTTCGACGGCAGCGTGACGCCCGAACAACGGGTCGACCAGGTACTGGCCTGGCTGGATTTGCCGGCCGCCGAACGGCCCACCTTCCTCACCCTGTACTTCGATGAAGTCGATCATGCCGGCCATGTCCACGGCCCGGACTCGCCGCAGGTGGACGCTGCGCTGCGCGAGACCGATACAGCGCTGGCGCAGCTGGTCGAGGGGTTGAAACAGCGCGGCCTGTTCGACCGCATCAACCTGATCGTGCTGTCCGACCACGGCATGGCCAGCGTGCCGGAACCGAACAGCGTGATGATCGACAAAGTGATTCCGCTCGACCGGGTGCACATGGTCAGCATGGGCATCCTGGCCGGCTTCAACCCGAAGTCGGACAGCGCCGAGGCGCGCGCCGATTTCGCTAAGGTCGAACGGACCCTGGAGCAGCCGCACCCGCACATGCAGTGCTGGGACAAGACCCGCGTGCCGGCGCGCCTGGCCTATGGCCGGAACCCGCGCGTGCCGCAGCTGCTGTGCCTGGCGAACGTGCACTGGCGCATCACCACCAGCGACTACGCGGCGAAGCGCAAGGGCCGGCTGAGCGTGGGCGAACACGGCTTCGACAACGCCGAACCGCTGATGCAGGCGATCTTCGTGGCGCACGGCCCGGCGTTCCGCGTCGGCGCGAAGGTGCCGGCGTTCCCGAACGTGGACGTCTATCCGCTGATGACCCACCTGCTCGGCCTCCCCGCCGCCGCGAACGATGGCGACTACGACGCGGTGAAGGACATGTTGAAACCCGCGTCGCGCTGA
- a CDS encoding DoxX family protein, translating to MQGSTDLGKLVLRVVLGVLILFHGVSKLIHGPGYIVSVVTAAGLPSFLAYGVYVGEVVAPLLLLFGYWTRVGALIVVINMLVAIGLVHLGQFATLADTGGWALELQGMFLGTALAIMLLGAGRYSLGGSHGRWN from the coding sequence ATGCAAGGTTCCACCGATCTGGGCAAGCTGGTGCTTCGCGTCGTGCTGGGTGTGTTGATCCTGTTCCATGGTGTGTCCAAGCTGATCCACGGGCCGGGCTACATCGTCAGCGTGGTGACGGCGGCGGGCCTGCCGTCGTTCCTCGCCTACGGAGTGTATGTGGGCGAGGTCGTCGCGCCGCTCCTGTTGCTGTTCGGCTACTGGACGCGGGTGGGTGCGCTGATCGTCGTGATCAACATGCTCGTGGCGATCGGGCTGGTGCACCTGGGCCAGTTCGCCACGCTGGCCGATACCGGCGGCTGGGCGCTGGAGCTGCAGGGCATGTTCCTCGGCACCGCGCTCGCAATCATGCTGCTCGGCGCCGGCCGCTACAGCCTGGGCGGCAGCCACGGCCGCTGGAACTGA